One Streptomyces sp. NBC_01237 genomic region harbors:
- a CDS encoding helix-turn-helix domain-containing protein, with amino-acid sequence MPPRDNPTARQARLGSELRKLRERAGTTAREAAGRISTDQARISHIEAGRSGIGEERIRRLASFYACDEEALIDALCAISREHRGQFWWDEYRGVLAPGFLNIAELEHHARYMRCLQSVTLPGLLQTPDYSRALFDGVLPKLPADEVTARVEHRMRRQSVLDRDEPPEFEAIVHEASLRMRVGGRKVAREQLEHLLEATDRPAITVRVIPFASEQFVEVTQTVLYAGGPVPQLDTVHIDTPFGGTHLDAEADLHRYRMQLDFAQEVGLAPEESRSFIHHIARDL; translated from the coding sequence ATGCCACCGAGGGACAACCCGACCGCGCGCCAGGCCCGCTTGGGCAGTGAACTGCGCAAGCTCCGCGAACGTGCGGGCACGACCGCCCGCGAGGCAGCCGGGCGCATCTCCACCGACCAGGCCAGGATCAGCCACATCGAAGCGGGACGCAGCGGCATCGGCGAGGAGCGGATCCGTCGGCTCGCGAGTTTCTACGCCTGCGACGAAGAGGCGCTGATCGACGCGTTGTGCGCGATATCCCGAGAGCACCGGGGCCAGTTCTGGTGGGACGAGTACCGGGGCGTGCTCGCACCCGGATTCCTGAACATCGCAGAGCTTGAGCACCATGCGCGCTACATGCGGTGTCTCCAGTCGGTGACGCTGCCGGGGCTGCTTCAGACCCCGGACTACTCACGGGCCCTGTTCGACGGGGTGCTCCCCAAGCTGCCCGCGGACGAAGTGACAGCCCGGGTCGAACACCGCATGCGGAGACAGTCGGTGCTCGACCGCGACGAGCCACCCGAGTTCGAGGCCATCGTGCACGAGGCCAGCCTGCGCATGCGGGTCGGCGGCCGCAAGGTCGCCCGCGAACAGCTGGAGCACCTGCTTGAGGCAACGGATCGCCCGGCCATCACCGTGCGCGTGATTCCGTTCGCGAGCGAACAGTTCGTCGAAGTCACGCAGACAGTGCTGTACGCGGGCGGACCGGTACCGCAGTTGGACACCGTGCACATCGACACACCTTTCGGTGGCACCCATCTGGACGCGGAAGCCGATCTCCACAGGTACCGGATGCAGCTCGACTTCGCACAGGAGGTCGGTCTGGCCCCCGAGGAGTCGCGAAGCTTCATTCACCACATCGCACGGGACCTGTGA
- a CDS encoding DUF4232 domain-containing protein, whose product MRVHKLTFAALAVAASLSLTACQGEEDGTGQSAPSSASAGSSASSSGGGSDGAGAGKGGADGSEGKGSSGSGTSGGSGSGASGGVGKCRTDELEITASDQSISDEGEGTVVVELRNSGGGDCSVSGYAGVDLKTSEGPLSAKRAGQDMGPDVLKDGERIFFGITYPLNESGGSGVRITGLVVTPPDETKSVTLDWPGAATLPVTDGSGSPVTVGPMGGAGQGG is encoded by the coding sequence ATGCGCGTTCACAAGCTCACCTTCGCCGCTCTGGCCGTTGCCGCGAGTCTCTCGCTCACGGCCTGCCAGGGTGAGGAGGACGGGACAGGGCAGAGTGCCCCGTCGTCCGCGTCGGCCGGGTCGTCCGCGTCCTCGTCGGGTGGTGGTTCGGATGGGGCCGGTGCGGGCAAGGGCGGTGCGGACGGCTCCGAGGGGAAGGGTTCCAGCGGGAGCGGTACGTCGGGCGGGAGCGGTTCCGGTGCGAGTGGCGGGGTCGGGAAGTGCCGGACGGACGAGCTGGAGATCACGGCGTCGGACCAGAGCATCAGCGATGAGGGTGAGGGCACCGTCGTGGTGGAGCTGAGGAACAGTGGTGGCGGGGACTGCTCGGTCTCGGGGTATGCGGGTGTCGACCTGAAGACGAGTGAGGGGCCGCTGTCGGCGAAGCGGGCGGGCCAGGATATGGGTCCGGATGTTCTCAAGGACGGGGAGCGGATCTTCTTCGGTATCACCTACCCGCTGAACGAGTCGGGTGGTTCCGGGGTGCGTATCACGGGGCTGGTGGTGACCCCGCCGGACGAGACGAAGTCCGTGACCCTGGACTGGCCGGGTGCCGCCACGCTGCCCGTCACGGACGGCTCGGGCTCCCCGGTGACGGTCGGCCCGATGGGAGGCGCCGGACAGGGCGGCTGA
- a CDS encoding ATP-binding protein has product MTSVTAPPPPTPYLPQRGERYRLIAPNTPTAPRIARDFVGAVLRTTAHRGLADDARLCVSEVVSNAHCHTRSVRIRVDVTVNRRQVMVYVTDDEPGPLPKPGTDPHAERGRGLLIVDSLAGRWGTTTHGGGAPHAKTVWFVLVEPGA; this is encoded by the coding sequence ATGACCTCCGTAACCGCTCCGCCTCCCCCCACCCCGTACCTCCCCCAACGCGGCGAGCGTTACCGGCTCATCGCGCCGAACACCCCCACCGCACCCCGGATCGCGCGGGACTTCGTGGGCGCCGTGCTGCGTACCACCGCGCATCGGGGGCTCGCGGACGACGCCCGGTTGTGTGTGAGCGAGGTGGTGTCCAACGCGCACTGCCACACGCGGTCGGTGCGTATCCGGGTGGATGTCACGGTGAACCGGCGGCAGGTCATGGTCTACGTGACCGACGACGAGCCCGGACCGCTGCCGAAGCCGGGTACCGATCCGCACGCGGAGCGCGGCCGGGGGCTTCTCATCGTGGACAGCCTGGCCGGGCGGTGGGGGACCACCACGCACGGCGGGGGTGCGCCGCACGCGAAGACGGTCTGGTTCGTCCTGGTCGAACCGGGGGCGTGA
- a CDS encoding GNAT family N-acetyltransferase, translated as MSTAPVSHPDVRLRVPTDEDALTWHRVFDDPEVMEFFGGRTAELSVYEELTARQRRHDAELGYCLWTMTDEEDRVLGFTGAQPWPHTTYGPVGEIEIGWRLGRAAWGRGYASTAARTALERVRAAGVPEVVAMIDSRNARSVAVAERLGMRRAETFTTPRAGQVAWCFRLEL; from the coding sequence ATGTCGACCGCGCCTGTTTCCCACCCCGACGTACGTCTGCGAGTTCCGACCGACGAGGACGCCCTGACCTGGCACCGGGTGTTCGACGACCCCGAGGTGATGGAGTTCTTCGGTGGCCGGACGGCCGAACTCTCCGTGTACGAGGAGCTGACCGCCCGGCAGCGGCGGCACGACGCGGAGCTGGGCTACTGCCTGTGGACCATGACCGACGAGGAGGACCGCGTCCTCGGCTTCACCGGCGCGCAGCCCTGGCCGCACACCACGTACGGCCCGGTCGGCGAGATAGAGATCGGCTGGCGGCTGGGCCGGGCGGCCTGGGGCCGGGGGTACGCCTCCACCGCCGCGCGCACCGCGCTGGAGCGGGTGCGGGCGGCCGGGGTGCCGGAGGTGGTCGCGATGATCGACTCGCGTAACGCCCGGTCGGTCGCGGTGGCCGAGCGGCTCGGGATGCGCCGGGCCGAGACCTTCACGACCCCCAGGGCGGGGCAGGTCGCGTGGTGCTTCCGGCTGGAGCTGTGA
- a CDS encoding FAD-dependent oxidoreductase, producing the protein MDDTPLHPPSPAAPDTDTDTDLIIVGGGPAGCAAARTAAGVGMRSVLIEADTLCRNLYRIPALNNVLGGHTDGPALADAITGELKSTRLCRLELGRRAVELRADDDRVAVTLDTGTRLTAPYAVVATGVGPLQPRDAAWITAPESLTLPPLWQVDADDAEGRTLLVLGGDRPIGTFLRAHPTVGTRLLVAYPDSDAYKIEEIRDDPRVTLLPVAHLTLAPSGGTQVTAEAVGRDGVRRTVTADAAYLSIGSVPTAPPGDLVRGADGYCPPTGRRSRLIVAGDLRSARFQRIMTAMGSGSEAALRAYYATRELSAGD; encoded by the coding sequence ATGGACGACACACCGCTTCACCCCCCTTCGCCCGCAGCCCCCGACACCGACACCGACACCGATCTGATCATCGTCGGGGGCGGGCCGGCGGGTTGCGCCGCCGCCCGGACGGCCGCCGGTGTCGGGATGCGCTCGGTCCTGATCGAGGCGGACACCCTGTGCCGCAACCTCTACCGCATCCCGGCCCTGAACAACGTCCTCGGCGGCCACACCGACGGCCCCGCGCTCGCCGACGCCATCACCGGGGAGCTGAAGAGCACCCGGCTGTGCCGCCTGGAACTCGGCCGCCGCGCCGTCGAACTGCGCGCCGACGACGACCGCGTCGCCGTCACCCTGGACACCGGTACGCGCCTCACCGCTCCGTACGCCGTCGTCGCGACCGGCGTCGGCCCGCTCCAGCCCCGTGACGCCGCCTGGATCACCGCGCCCGAGTCCCTCACCCTGCCCCCGCTCTGGCAAGTCGACGCGGACGACGCCGAAGGCCGGACCCTCCTCGTCCTCGGCGGCGACCGCCCGATCGGCACCTTCCTCCGTGCCCACCCGACCGTCGGCACCCGCCTGCTCGTGGCGTACCCGGACTCCGACGCGTACAAGATCGAGGAGATTCGCGACGACCCCCGTGTCACGCTCCTGCCCGTCGCGCACCTGACCCTGGCCCCCTCCGGAGGGACCCAGGTCACGGCGGAAGCGGTGGGCCGCGACGGCGTACGGCGCACGGTCACGGCAGACGCCGCGTACCTGAGCATCGGAAGTGTGCCCACCGCACCGCCCGGTGACCTCGTCCGCGGCGCGGACGGCTACTGCCCGCCGACCGGCCGGCGCTCCCGCCTCATCGTGGCCGGTGACCTGCGATCCGCCCGCTTCCAGCGGATCATGACCGCCATGGGCTCCGGCAGTGAGGCCGCGCTGCGCGCCTACTACGCGACGCGGGAGTTGTCCGCCGGGGACTGA
- a CDS encoding geranylgeranyl reductase family protein, translating into MTEPLSEHSADVIVVGAGPAGSTTAYYLAKAGLNVLLLEKTAFPREKVCGDGLTPRATKQLVSMGIDISEEAGWLRNKGLRIIGGGVRLQLDWPDLASYPDYGLVRKRDDFDEQLARQAQKAGARLYERCNVGAPIIDERTGRITGVNAKLGEDKTPVTFHAPLVVAADGNSTRLSLAMGLHRREDRPMGVAVRTYFTSPRHDDDYLESWLELWDRRGAEDRLLPGYGWIFGMGDGTSNVGLGILNSSAAFKELDWREVLKAWCASMPEDWGYTPENMTMPIRGAALPMAFNRQPHYTKGLLLVGDAGGMVNPFNGEGIAYAMESGQLAADVIVQAHARATPAQRELALHNYPKVLKETYGGYYTLGRAFVKMIGNPKVMKIATQRGLTHPILMKFTLKMLANLTDPTGGDAMDRIINGLSKVAPKA; encoded by the coding sequence GTGACCGAGCCCCTCTCCGAGCACAGCGCGGACGTGATCGTCGTCGGAGCGGGCCCAGCCGGCTCCACGACCGCGTACTACCTCGCCAAGGCCGGACTGAACGTCCTGCTCCTGGAGAAGACGGCCTTCCCCCGGGAGAAGGTCTGCGGCGACGGCCTCACGCCGCGCGCCACCAAGCAGCTCGTCTCCATGGGCATCGACATCTCCGAAGAGGCGGGCTGGCTGCGCAACAAGGGGCTGCGCATCATCGGCGGCGGCGTCCGTCTCCAGCTGGACTGGCCCGACCTCGCCTCGTACCCGGACTACGGCCTCGTCCGCAAGCGCGACGACTTCGACGAGCAGCTGGCCCGGCAGGCGCAGAAGGCGGGCGCCCGGCTGTACGAGCGCTGCAATGTCGGCGCCCCGATCATCGACGAGCGCACCGGCCGCATCACCGGGGTGAACGCGAAGCTCGGCGAGGACAAGACCCCGGTCACCTTCCACGCCCCGCTCGTCGTCGCCGCCGACGGCAACTCCACCCGGCTCTCCCTCGCGATGGGCCTGCACCGCCGCGAGGACCGCCCGATGGGCGTCGCGGTCCGTACGTACTTCACCTCGCCCCGCCACGACGACGACTACCTGGAGTCCTGGCTGGAGCTGTGGGACCGGCGCGGCGCCGAGGACCGGCTGCTGCCCGGCTACGGCTGGATCTTCGGCATGGGCGACGGCACGTCCAACGTGGGCCTCGGCATCCTCAACTCCTCCGCCGCCTTCAAGGAGCTGGACTGGCGCGAGGTCCTCAAGGCGTGGTGCGCGTCCATGCCGGAGGACTGGGGCTACACCCCGGAGAACATGACGATGCCGATCCGGGGCGCCGCGCTCCCGATGGCCTTCAACCGTCAGCCGCACTACACCAAGGGCCTGCTGCTCGTCGGTGACGCGGGCGGCATGGTCAACCCGTTCAACGGCGAGGGCATCGCGTACGCCATGGAGTCGGGCCAGCTCGCCGCCGACGTCATCGTCCAGGCCCACGCCCGCGCCACCCCGGCCCAGCGCGAACTGGCCCTGCACAACTACCCGAAGGTGCTCAAGGAGACCTACGGCGGTTACTACACGCTGGGCCGCGCCTTCGTGAAGATGATCGGCAACCCGAAGGTCATGAAGATCGCGACGCAGCGCGGTCTCACGCACCCGATCCTGATGAAGTTCACCCTGAAGATGCTCGCCAACCTGACCGACCCGACGGGCGGCGACGCGATGGACCGCATCATCAACGGCCTGTCGAAGGTGGCCCCGAAGGCCTGA
- a CDS encoding Cmx/CmrA family chloramphenicol efflux MFS transporter, with amino-acid sequence MPFAVYVLGLAVFAQGTSEFMLSGLVSGISADLDVSLSAAGLLTSSFAVGMVIGAPLMALFSRSWPRRRALLLFLAVFVAVHVVGALTPSYGVLLATRFVGALANAGFWAVALMTAVSLVPAHLKARATAVVVGGVTVACVVGVPAGAVLGERWGWRSAFWAVALVSVPAVLAIVRSIPGGRPDAEPVPVRTELRVLTRSRLRLTLLTMALVQGATFCTFSYLEPLLTRETGLGAGWVPAALALFGVGSFLGVTVAGRFADVRPTALIASGMVALTLGWSALALTAGSPVVALALILVQGMLAFGTGTALITRVLNQAPDAPTLAGAFSTTAFNLGATVGPWAGGLALDAGFGYRAPVWVSGALMVLALVTAGARRVRVGVMA; translated from the coding sequence ATGCCATTCGCTGTCTACGTCCTCGGGCTCGCGGTCTTCGCCCAGGGCACCTCCGAGTTCATGCTGTCCGGGCTGGTCTCGGGCATTTCCGCCGACCTGGACGTCTCCCTGTCCGCGGCAGGTCTGCTGACCTCGTCCTTCGCCGTCGGGATGGTGATCGGCGCGCCCCTGATGGCGCTCTTCAGCCGCAGCTGGCCCCGCCGCCGCGCACTGCTGCTGTTCCTCGCGGTGTTCGTCGCCGTCCATGTCGTGGGGGCGCTCACCCCGAGTTACGGAGTGCTCCTCGCGACCCGTTTCGTCGGCGCCCTCGCCAACGCGGGCTTCTGGGCGGTGGCCCTGATGACGGCCGTCTCGCTGGTGCCCGCGCACCTGAAGGCGCGGGCCACCGCCGTGGTGGTCGGCGGGGTCACGGTCGCCTGTGTGGTCGGGGTGCCGGCCGGTGCGGTGCTGGGGGAGCGGTGGGGGTGGCGGTCGGCGTTCTGGGCGGTGGCCCTCGTCTCCGTACCGGCGGTCCTGGCGATCGTCCGCAGCATCCCGGGCGGACGGCCCGACGCCGAACCCGTACCGGTCCGCACCGAGCTGCGCGTCCTGACCCGCTCACGGCTCCGGCTCACCCTGCTCACGATGGCCCTGGTCCAGGGGGCCACCTTCTGTACGTTCTCCTACCTGGAACCGCTGCTGACCAGGGAGACCGGTCTGGGCGCGGGATGGGTCCCGGCCGCCCTCGCGCTCTTCGGCGTGGGCTCGTTCCTCGGCGTCACCGTCGCGGGCCGCTTCGCCGACGTCCGCCCCACCGCGCTCATCGCCTCGGGGATGGTCGCCCTCACCCTCGGCTGGAGCGCGCTGGCCCTGACGGCGGGCAGTCCGGTGGTGGCCCTCGCCCTGATCCTGGTCCAGGGGATGCTCGCCTTCGGTACGGGCACGGCCCTGATCACCCGCGTCCTCAACCAGGCCCCGGACGCCCCGACCCTCGCGGGCGCCTTCTCCACGACCGCCTTCAACCTCGGGGCCACGGTGGGCCCGTGGGCGGGCGGTCTGGCCCTGGACGCCGGATTCGGCTACCGGGCGCCGGTCTGGGTGAGCGGTGCGCTGATGGTCCTCGCCCTGGTCACGGCCGGGGCACGGCGCGTACGGGTAGGGGTGATGGCATGA
- a CDS encoding NUDIX hydrolase, translated as MSPTLAVPVIDTHVILRNGDMILLSQRGGPYGHGRWHAPSGKLDHGEPLRVGAARELREETGVEVDPDHLQLVHTVHHKQSEQVERIGMFFLATNWTGEPVNREPEKCLALTWFPIDALPEDIIEYPAAGLYGYLKGAETLAEHGWS; from the coding sequence ATGAGCCCCACACTCGCAGTCCCCGTAATCGACACGCACGTGATCCTGCGCAACGGCGACATGATCCTGCTGTCGCAACGCGGAGGACCGTACGGCCACGGACGGTGGCACGCTCCCTCCGGCAAGCTGGACCACGGCGAGCCGCTCAGGGTCGGCGCCGCCCGCGAGCTGCGCGAGGAAACCGGGGTAGAGGTCGACCCCGATCACCTGCAACTCGTGCACACCGTCCACCACAAGCAGAGCGAGCAGGTCGAGCGCATCGGCATGTTCTTCCTCGCGACCAACTGGACGGGCGAGCCGGTCAACCGTGAGCCCGAGAAGTGCCTCGCCCTGACGTGGTTTCCGATCGATGCCCTGCCCGAGGACATCATCGAGTATCCCGCCGCCGGTCTGTACGGCTACCTCAAGGGCGCCGAGACACTCGCCGAGCACGGTTGGTCATAG
- a CDS encoding DUF397 domain-containing protein has product MNTEIEWQKSSFSGGGGEQCVEIAEHAGEILMRESDAPGAVTTTSRAKFAAFIEGVKAGEFDHFAR; this is encoded by the coding sequence ATGAACACAGAGATCGAGTGGCAGAAGTCGTCCTTCTCCGGTGGCGGCGGCGAGCAATGCGTCGAGATCGCGGAGCACGCCGGCGAGATCCTGATGCGCGAGAGTGACGCCCCGGGCGCGGTGACCACCACCAGCCGGGCCAAGTTCGCCGCGTTCATCGAGGGTGTCAAGGCAGGCGAGTTCGACCACTTCGCCCGGTAG
- a CDS encoding esterase/lipase family protein: MSGQQGETAEQSIGEFTLAGSPGATRTTVAQAPRPDAEWELPDGFANVYYGENNSGIRKPVLMADGFNLGRSDLDRLYLGLDGDFALLTELRRRGRDVILIGFDDRGASILDNARTATHAILRTTAEQQGDATLTVGGFSMGGIVTRYALARMESEGIDHRTELYFSYDSPHRGAVIPIGLQAFAHFIPVANNFARQMNSSAARQMLWRHYDNESGTVRVDPEREKFLDALMEVGGWPMRPRRIAVANGRGDGTGLDVPPGQVALASTGKLVYPGTTFFTQAEGHEVVVAELKRLFPRGGKTIRTSGFPALDGAPGGSLDSYGILGGMLKRFGATVDLRHADVCFVPSVSAVAVRDLDQPEDLYASIDRMAPQESELDEFLCSSETTGHTAITQELCTWLLDRLPN, encoded by the coding sequence TTGTCCGGACAGCAGGGCGAGACGGCGGAGCAGAGCATCGGCGAGTTCACTCTCGCCGGTTCACCGGGTGCCACGCGCACGACCGTGGCACAGGCACCGCGGCCGGACGCGGAGTGGGAGCTGCCCGACGGCTTCGCCAACGTCTATTACGGCGAGAACAACAGCGGCATTCGGAAGCCGGTCCTCATGGCCGATGGCTTCAATCTGGGCAGGAGCGACCTCGACAGGCTCTACCTGGGTCTGGACGGGGACTTCGCTCTTCTCACCGAGCTGCGGCGGCGGGGCAGGGACGTCATCCTGATCGGGTTCGACGACCGGGGCGCCTCGATCCTGGACAACGCCCGGACGGCGACCCACGCCATCCTCCGCACGACCGCCGAGCAGCAGGGCGACGCCACCCTGACCGTGGGCGGCTTCAGCATGGGCGGGATCGTCACCCGTTACGCGCTGGCCAGGATGGAGAGCGAGGGCATCGACCACCGTACGGAGCTCTACTTCTCCTACGACAGCCCGCACCGCGGTGCCGTGATCCCGATCGGGCTCCAGGCGTTCGCGCACTTCATTCCGGTCGCCAACAACTTCGCCCGGCAGATGAACAGTTCGGCCGCGCGGCAGATGCTGTGGCGGCACTACGACAACGAGAGCGGCACGGTCCGGGTCGACCCGGAGCGCGAGAAGTTCCTGGACGCGCTGATGGAGGTGGGCGGGTGGCCGATGCGGCCGCGCAGGATCGCCGTGGCCAACGGCCGGGGCGACGGCACGGGCCTCGATGTCCCGCCCGGCCAGGTGGCCCTGGCGAGCACCGGGAAGCTGGTCTACCCGGGCACCACGTTCTTCACTCAGGCCGAGGGGCACGAGGTGGTCGTCGCGGAGCTGAAGCGCCTCTTCCCGAGGGGCGGGAAGACGATTCGGACCAGCGGCTTCCCGGCGCTCGACGGAGCACCGGGCGGCTCGCTGGACTCGTACGGGATCCTCGGCGGCATGCTGAAGAGGTTCGGTGCGACCGTGGACCTGCGCCACGCCGACGTCTGTTTCGTCCCGTCCGTCAGCGCGGTCGCCGTCCGTGACCTCGACCAGCCGGAGGATCTGTACGCGAGCATCGACCGGATGGCTCCGCAGGAGAGCGAACTCGACGAGTTCCTGTGCTCCTCGGAGACCACCGGGCACACCGCGATCACCCAGGAGCTGTGCACCTGGCTGCTGGACCGGCTGCCGAACTGA
- a CDS encoding CPBP family intramembrane glutamic endopeptidase, with translation MRDTTDSIRDGQPGRRLSWPWFLVVVVVYAGIIQGLGRLVGVDTSYSDSAFPTTESLVRNALIPIGASIVFAAAVVTWLGWWGEVLRYRAPVRRWVRWVPISMIAVALLGLNYGHLSDQSISLVACLLLLGVFVGVGEELMFRGIGVHVFRRAGFTEGKVALYSSLVFGATHLSNAIGAGAQAILQALIVSTSGYFFYLCLRVGGIILLPMLAHGLWDTSLFSNLVGDKPQASVGMTLIIVLQVALIIVLLVKRRTIEPVPAGVPS, from the coding sequence GTGCGGGACACGACGGACTCGATACGGGACGGCCAACCGGGGCGCAGGCTGTCATGGCCGTGGTTCCTGGTGGTGGTGGTCGTGTACGCGGGCATCATCCAGGGGCTGGGACGCCTGGTCGGCGTGGACACCAGCTACTCGGACAGCGCGTTCCCCACCACCGAGTCCCTGGTGCGCAACGCGCTGATACCCATCGGGGCGTCGATCGTCTTCGCGGCGGCCGTCGTCACCTGGCTCGGCTGGTGGGGCGAGGTCCTGCGCTATCGGGCCCCCGTGCGGCGCTGGGTGCGCTGGGTCCCGATCTCGATGATCGCGGTGGCTCTGCTCGGCCTGAACTACGGCCACCTCTCCGACCAGAGCATCTCCCTGGTGGCCTGCCTGCTGCTGCTCGGAGTGTTCGTCGGCGTCGGTGAGGAACTCATGTTCCGGGGCATCGGCGTCCACGTCTTCCGCCGGGCGGGATTCACCGAGGGCAAGGTCGCCCTCTATTCCTCGCTCGTCTTCGGCGCCACGCACCTCAGCAACGCCATCGGCGCCGGAGCGCAGGCCATCCTCCAGGCCCTCATCGTCTCCACGTCGGGCTACTTCTTCTATCTGTGCCTCCGCGTCGGCGGCATCATCCTGCTGCCGATGCTCGCCCACGGTCTCTGGGACACCAGCCTGTTCTCCAACCTGGTGGGCGACAAGCCCCAGGCCTCCGTGGGCATGACCCTCATCATCGTTCTTCAGGTCGCCCTGATCATCGTGCTGCTCGTCAAGCGCCGCACGATCGAGCCCGTGCCGGCGGGTGTCCCGAGCTGA